One part of the Ignavibacteria bacterium genome encodes these proteins:
- a CDS encoding GNAT family N-acetyltransferase, translating to MPKITDETIKAIASSFLKQAKKYGFSLNDYLKFTNVLLDEAMKSSPAGKKQENKNIAYDNSAKLKLPLKTERLIIREMLKKDIPIVKQWLEDEQGRSFLLSRISGRTDSIEELFEVEFNSFGIITLIDKTPVGLIAYLNIDETQKKAELRKMIGAPDQRGKGFGNEASKIWIEYGLYSLGLDKIYVTTLNTNIKNIRINEMLGFRVEGLMQNEIKIDNEYHDLLQMNLLKEWFEEKRREQK from the coding sequence ATGCCTAAGATAACAGACGAAACAATTAAAGCGATTGCATCCTCCTTTCTTAAACAGGCAAAGAAGTACGGATTTTCATTGAACGATTATTTGAAGTTCACAAATGTTCTGCTTGATGAAGCAATGAAATCCTCACCAGCTGGGAAAAAGCAAGAAAATAAAAACATCGCTTATGATAATTCTGCGAAGCTGAAACTTCCTCTGAAAACCGAGAGATTAATAATTCGTGAAATGTTGAAAAAAGATATTCCTATTGTCAAACAATGGCTTGAAGATGAACAAGGACGGAGTTTTTTACTTTCCCGAATTTCTGGAAGAACTGATTCAATCGAAGAACTTTTTGAAGTAGAGTTCAATTCGTTCGGCATTATCACCTTGATTGATAAAACACCTGTAGGATTAATCGCTTATCTCAATATTGATGAGACACAAAAAAAAGCTGAGCTTAGAAAAATGATCGGTGCTCCAGATCAGCGGGGGAAAGGATTTGGTAATGAAGCTTCTAAAATTTGGATCGAGTATGGTCTTTATTCCCTGGGCTTGGATAAGATTTATGTAACGACTTTAAATACGAACATCAAAAACATAAGAATTAACGAAATGCTTGGCTTTCGGGTGGAAGGTTTAATGCAAAATGAAATAAAAATTGATAATGAATATCACGACTTGCTTCAAATGAATCTTTTAAAAGAATGGTTTGAAGAAAAAAGAAGAGAGCAGAAGTGA
- a CDS encoding T9SS type A sorting domain-containing protein, whose protein sequence is MIFLCIAAYLNTLQAQPYNKWKIFNRDNSPLPSNKISAIAEDKNGTYWIGCASEFLRDTTYQGGIIKFDGSSWLIFDSSNSPLKRKGISDIAVDKNNKIVISTYDAVFLFDGLQWKKYSSDNSPLPSNPSQGVITITIDHQNNYWFGIYNYGIIRLADTSWTFYNDFSAFDGIGDFDFIKFDSLHNLWVGTSLFGLWCYNGMSWKKIMPGYIPGIISNGYTSLMVDRNLQVWLTYNNFNRWGVIATLVDTTWQEYDSLNFGFRPLLSFDTAVADSLNRKFFGSDIGLIMYNDTTWTIFNSSNSPIPAGSFTRGINDSKNNKIYGISNFSPSFRADHGLIFYNENGVVLSSIEEPNSNPPSEFKLFQNYPNPFNSRTIISYQLATASPVTLKVFDLLGREIAILVNEPKSAGRYEIEFGADKYGLSSGTYFYQITSGLFSSTKKFILLK, encoded by the coding sequence ATGATTTTTCTTTGTATTGCAGCTTACTTAAATACTTTACAAGCACAGCCTTATAATAAATGGAAAATTTTTAATAGAGACAATTCACCTCTCCCTTCAAATAAGATTAGTGCAATTGCAGAAGATAAAAATGGTACTTATTGGATCGGATGTGCATCTGAGTTTTTAAGAGATACAACTTATCAAGGTGGAATTATTAAATTCGATGGAAGTAGTTGGCTGATTTTCGATAGCTCAAATTCTCCATTAAAACGAAAAGGCATTTCCGATATTGCAGTTGATAAAAATAATAAAATAGTTATTTCAACTTATGATGCTGTCTTCTTATTCGACGGTCTGCAGTGGAAGAAATATTCATCCGATAATTCACCTCTGCCTTCAAATCCTTCACAGGGAGTAATAACAATTACCATTGATCATCAAAACAACTATTGGTTTGGGATTTATAATTATGGTATTATTAGATTAGCAGATACATCTTGGACTTTCTATAATGATTTTAGTGCATTCGACGGCATAGGTGATTTTGATTTTATTAAATTTGATTCTCTTCATAATTTATGGGTAGGGACGAGTCTTTTTGGATTATGGTGCTATAACGGAATGTCCTGGAAAAAAATTATGCCGGGTTATATACCAGGAATAATATCAAACGGATATACTTCACTAATGGTGGACCGAAATCTTCAAGTCTGGCTGACTTATAACAATTTCAATAGGTGGGGTGTGATAGCAACTCTCGTTGACACAACCTGGCAGGAGTATGATAGTCTGAATTTTGGTTTTAGACCGCTTTTGTCTTTTGATACCGCTGTTGCCGATTCTTTAAATAGAAAATTTTTCGGCTCCGATATTGGCTTAATTATGTACAATGATACAACCTGGACTATCTTCAACTCATCAAACTCTCCAATACCAGCAGGGAGTTTTACAAGAGGAATTAATGATTCAAAAAATAATAAGATCTACGGTATTTCTAATTTTTCTCCATCATTTCGAGCTGATCATGGACTAATTTTTTATAATGAAAATGGTGTAGTGCTGAGTTCAATAGAAGAACCTAATTCAAACCCGCCAAGTGAATTCAAGCTGTTCCAAAATTATCCAAACCCTTTCAACTCACGAACAATAATCAGTTATCAGTTAGCGACGGCCAGTCCGGTAACTTTAAAAGTTTTTGATTTACTCGGAAGAGAAATAGCAATACTTGTCAATGAACCAAAATCCGCCGGTCGATATGAAATTGAATTCGGTGCGGATAAATATGGCTTATCCTCTGGTACATATTTTTACCAAATCACATCCGGTTTATTTTCTTCAACGAAGAAATTCATTCTACTAAAATAA